One part of the Neisseria zalophi genome encodes these proteins:
- a CDS encoding capsule biosynthesis protein yields MGKIYTKSNLETLTFQSKRLLLLQGPIGSFFKDFSQWLTDKHAKTVFKLNFNYGDEYFYPEDIPNTFAYRDTYQAFPDKLAAFIAEHEIDTIVCFGDARPYHQIAKQTAAAQGLDFWAFEEGYFRPFYITLEKSGVNAFSPLPRCATFFQKQLSSLPQTVYQEPPVIKGGFVPMAKCAMRYYWAANRRSKSYPHYIHHRMMDIPVYIRSWALSGIKRLLYVLKDYKFARAVKNGRYGKFYILPLQVFNDSQVRVHSDFSSVRSFLLHVLTSFATHAPEDTNLIVKHHPMDRGFTNYRKDIQQLIKKHPELKKRIFYVHDTSLPTLLRHGIGMVTLNSTSGLSALIHNMPVKVLGRCSYDIAGITYQNSLAQFWKQPTPPNPELFHAYRMYHLNVTQIHGNFYSKVSLPEIANEKHIAIHPIEVGNSYMAAYHCSSIHSPLIPNHSLQNSNYIPVSARYSLNNHNSK; encoded by the coding sequence ATGGGAAAAATATATACCAAAAGTAATTTGGAAACTTTAACGTTCCAAAGCAAACGTCTGCTACTGCTTCAAGGGCCTATCGGATCTTTTTTTAAAGATTTTTCACAATGGCTCACGGATAAACATGCCAAAACCGTTTTTAAATTAAACTTTAATTATGGTGATGAGTATTTTTATCCGGAAGATATACCGAACACTTTTGCCTATCGCGATACTTATCAGGCTTTTCCTGATAAGTTGGCTGCTTTTATTGCCGAGCACGAAATCGATACAATTGTATGCTTTGGTGATGCGCGGCCTTATCATCAAATAGCCAAACAAACAGCAGCCGCTCAAGGCTTGGATTTTTGGGCATTTGAGGAAGGTTATTTCCGTCCGTTTTATATTACCTTGGAAAAAAGCGGTGTGAATGCCTTCTCTCCCCTCCCCCGCTGCGCCACTTTCTTTCAAAAACAATTATCATCACTACCACAAACCGTATATCAGGAACCACCCGTTATCAAAGGCGGCTTTGTGCCAATGGCAAAATGCGCTATGCGCTACTATTGGGCAGCCAACCGCCGCAGTAAATCATATCCGCATTATATTCACCATCGCATGATGGATATACCCGTTTATATCCGCTCTTGGGCACTTTCGGGTATCAAACGTCTGCTTTATGTATTGAAAGATTATAAATTTGCACGCGCCGTTAAAAACGGGCGCTATGGCAAATTTTATATTTTGCCATTACAAGTGTTTAACGACAGCCAAGTACGTGTTCACAGCGACTTTTCATCGGTACGAAGTTTTCTATTGCATGTCTTAACTTCTTTTGCCACCCATGCACCTGAAGATACCAACCTGATTGTCAAACATCATCCAATGGATAGAGGCTTTACCAATTATCGTAAAGATATTCAACAGCTTATAAAAAAACACCCCGAGCTTAAGAAACGTATTTTTTATGTTCACGATACTTCCCTGCCCACCTTACTACGACATGGCATAGGCATGGTAACGCTCAATAGTACTAGCGGGCTTTCTGCATTGATTCACAATATGCCGGTTAAGGTTCTCGGTCGTTGCAGCTATGATATTGCGGGCATCACCTACCAAAATAGTTTGGCTCAGTTCTGGAAACAGCCAACACCGCCCAATCCCGAACTTTTTCATGCCTATCGGATGTATCATCTGAATGTAACCCAGATTCATGGCAATTTTTACAGCAAGGTGAGTTTACCTGAAATCGCAAATGAGAAGCATATCGCAATACACCCTATTGAAGTTGGTAATAGCTATATGGCTGCCTATCACTGCTCAAGTATCCATAGCCCGCTTATACCCAATCATTCTTTACAGAATTCCAACTATATTCCAGTTTCTGCCCGCTATTCGCTAAATAATCACAACTCCAAGTGA
- a CDS encoding capsular polysaccharide biosynthesis protein, which produces MKTKPLILSKGIWKIVSACNFFPEYHFQKNIAQADAVFGWGLRPSTRKARAYAKQYSLPYIALEDGFIRSLGLGAKGHPPLSLVVDDVGIYYDTNRPSHLEHLILSADSIAPEMLADAEKAISLIIQNKLSKYNHAPEFSDGLKRGSPSERPIVLVVDQTFGDMAVKHGGADEHTFYEMFQTALSENPDAEIWVKTHPDVLSGKKRGYLTDISLSDNRIRLLAQDINPISLLEKADKVYCVTSQMGFEALLLDKHVVTFGLPWYAGWGVSDDRHEALPDLIRENRRSPRSVVQLFAAAYLQYSRYINPNTGEPGTIFDVIDYLTTARRLNEKLRGCFYCVGMSLWKRAIIKPFFNVPSCRLKFVSSIKKLEKEKLPKDARLLIWGRGNDEINRFAENRRLPVVHMEDGFIRSVGLGSNLVAPLSLVTDDIGIYFDASRPSRLESILENQIFTEQDFQTATYIRDMLTQAKISKYNLGGSKLNIPETQRKIVLVPGQVEDDASIRFGSPKIHTNLALLKKVRECNPKAYIIYKPHPDVISGNRIGAVSVEDVAKYADQLVVDCDILTCLEVVDEVHTMTSLTGFEALLRGKTVHCYGLPFYAGWGLTHDDLSATRRTRKLDLWELIAGTLIYYPSYIHPETRRFISVDTAIHLLSLYKQNNKNNDLIQKNYLSKQLGKLKQLTALLIPN; this is translated from the coding sequence ATGAAAACAAAGCCGCTTATCCTTTCTAAAGGCATTTGGAAAATAGTTTCTGCCTGTAATTTTTTTCCCGAATATCATTTTCAGAAAAATATTGCTCAGGCAGATGCTGTTTTCGGTTGGGGCTTGCGTCCATCTACCCGAAAAGCGCGGGCTTACGCCAAACAATACAGTCTTCCTTATATTGCCCTGGAAGACGGCTTTATCCGATCTCTTGGGTTAGGTGCGAAAGGCCATCCGCCGCTTTCTTTGGTCGTCGATGATGTGGGGATTTATTATGACACTAACCGCCCCTCTCATTTGGAACATCTGATTTTGAGTGCAGATTCAATTGCGCCTGAAATGCTTGCCGATGCCGAAAAAGCCATCAGCCTCATTATTCAAAACAAACTTTCCAAATATAACCATGCACCAGAATTTTCAGACGGCCTCAAAAGAGGATCGCCGTCTGAAAGGCCTATTGTTTTGGTTGTTGATCAAACTTTCGGTGATATGGCGGTGAAGCATGGTGGTGCAGACGAGCATACGTTTTATGAAATGTTTCAGACGGCCTTATCTGAAAACCCGGATGCGGAAATCTGGGTAAAAACACACCCTGATGTTTTGAGTGGTAAAAAACGCGGCTACCTGACTGATATTTCTTTATCGGATAACCGTATCCGTTTATTGGCTCAAGATATTAATCCGATTTCCCTTTTAGAAAAAGCCGATAAGGTTTATTGCGTTACTTCTCAAATGGGGTTTGAAGCATTATTGCTGGACAAACATGTGGTTACTTTCGGCCTGCCTTGGTATGCAGGCTGGGGTGTTTCAGATGACCGCCATGAAGCGTTACCTGATCTGATTCGGGAAAACCGCCGCTCTCCCCGCTCGGTTGTGCAGCTTTTTGCGGCCGCTTATCTGCAATATAGCCGCTATATCAATCCTAATACAGGCGAGCCGGGCACGATATTTGATGTGATTGATTATTTGACTACTGCCCGCCGTCTGAATGAGAAGCTGCGCGGTTGTTTTTATTGCGTCGGTATGTCTTTGTGGAAGCGTGCGATTATCAAGCCTTTTTTTAATGTACCCTCATGCCGTCTGAAATTTGTTTCTTCCATTAAAAAGCTGGAAAAAGAAAAACTTCCTAAAGATGCACGGCTTTTAATATGGGGCCGTGGTAATGATGAAATCAACAGATTTGCCGAAAACCGCCGCCTGCCCGTGGTTCATATGGAAGACGGCTTTATCCGTTCGGTCGGCTTGGGATCGAATCTGGTGGCGCCGCTTTCATTGGTTACCGACGATATCGGTATTTATTTTGATGCATCCCGCCCCTCCCGCTTGGAGTCTATTTTAGAAAACCAAATATTTACCGAACAAGACTTTCAGACGGCCACTTATATCAGGGATATGCTCACTCAAGCGAAAATCAGTAAATACAACTTAGGTGGGAGCAAGCTCAATATACCCGAAACCCAACGCAAAATCGTGCTGGTACCCGGCCAGGTGGAAGATGATGCTTCTATCCGTTTCGGTTCGCCAAAAATTCACACCAATTTGGCCTTATTGAAAAAAGTTCGGGAATGCAATCCCAAAGCTTATATTATTTATAAACCGCATCCTGATGTGATTAGCGGCAACCGTATCGGGGCGGTTTCGGTTGAAGACGTGGCAAAATATGCAGATCAATTGGTGGTGGATTGCGATATCCTCACCTGTTTGGAAGTTGTAGATGAAGTACACACCATGACTTCGCTGACAGGCTTTGAAGCATTATTGCGCGGTAAAACGGTTCACTGCTACGGCTTGCCTTTTTATGCCGGATGGGGGCTAACCCATGATGATTTATCGGCTACGAGAAGAACGCGAAAACTGGATTTATGGGAATTAATTGCCGGGACACTTATTTATTATCCAAGCTATATCCACCCGGAAACCCGTCGTTTTATTTCTGTCGACACGGCTATACATCTTCTATCACTATACAAACAAAACAATAAAAACAATGATTTAATTCAAAAAAACTATTTATCCAAGCAATTAGGCAAATTAAAACAGCTCACTGCATTACTAATACCTAATTAA
- the galE gene encoding UDP-glucose 4-epimerase GalE yields MTILITGGTGFIGSHTAISLIQSNYEVVILDNLCNSSIKILPRLEHLTGKKITFYKGDIRDRVLLKKIFSTHKIQTVMHFAGLKSVGESNSYPSKYYENNVVGSLILAEEMAAAGVFNLVFSSSATVYGNPIRTPITEDMPTGGTTNPYGTSKYMAERILSDIQKSDPRWSMVLLRYFNPVGAHESGLIGEQPNGIPNNLLPYICQVASGKLPYLSVFGNDYPTPDGTGIRDYIHVVDLAEGHLKAMEAKNGCPGVHTFNLGTGNGYSVLEIIQAFETASGKNITYELKPRRSGDIAICFADTKFAESQIGWRAGRNLTEMMTDAWRWQTKNPNGYE; encoded by the coding sequence ATGACCATACTAATTACAGGAGGAACAGGCTTTATTGGTTCCCATACTGCTATTTCTCTAATCCAATCTAATTATGAAGTAGTTATTTTAGACAACTTATGTAATTCATCTATTAAAATTCTCCCTAGATTAGAACATCTTACAGGGAAAAAAATTACATTTTACAAAGGTGATATCCGCGATCGTGTGCTGCTGAAAAAAATCTTTTCCACTCACAAAATACAAACCGTTATGCATTTTGCCGGCCTGAAATCTGTTGGCGAAAGCAATAGCTATCCTTCTAAATATTATGAAAACAATGTTGTAGGCAGTTTAATATTGGCAGAAGAAATGGCAGCAGCAGGCGTTTTTAATTTGGTATTCAGTTCTTCCGCTACGGTTTATGGGAATCCCATTCGTACACCGATTACTGAAGATATGCCCACAGGCGGAACAACCAACCCTTATGGGACTTCGAAATATATGGCAGAGCGGATTTTGAGTGATATTCAAAAATCGGATCCCCGTTGGAGTATGGTTTTATTGCGCTATTTCAATCCTGTCGGTGCTCATGAAAGTGGATTAATTGGTGAACAACCAAATGGTATTCCAAATAATTTATTACCTTATATCTGTCAGGTAGCCTCTGGGAAACTACCTTATTTATCAGTTTTTGGTAACGACTATCCGACACCTGACGGAACAGGTATTCGAGACTATATCCATGTAGTGGATTTGGCTGAAGGCCATCTGAAAGCAATGGAAGCAAAAAATGGTTGTCCTGGTGTACATACCTTTAATTTGGGAACAGGGAACGGCTACTCGGTATTGGAAATTATTCAAGCGTTTGAAACGGCCTCGGGTAAAAATATTACTTATGAATTGAAGCCACGTCGTTCCGGTGATATTGCCATTTGTTTTGCCGATACCAAATTTGCAGAAAGTCAAATAGGATGGCGCGCAGGACGTAATTTAACTGAAATGATGACAGATGCGTGGCGTTGGCAAACTAAAAATCCTAACGGCTACGAATAA
- a CDS encoding SGNH/GDSL hydrolase family protein, whose product MAKRNIRMKEFEANIEKIHIPTDEYLKKSPSLNKEQAYFQRTDENGFIQSNLFFNEDFKVVIIGDSFVENIFVDESKRIHSIIETRFLNIGKKVKVYNAGVSGATGLGMLNTILNKIVYLKPDLIIYVQPCCDFSALLYKQGYFNDSKFFSNLVPSSEKDTPYFETIENNAKQILNNICLVSKLCEINDIKLSIATCCSISSKRQLKIMNDIIRNNISFGYKLIDLDNIIPKSELYFYDNVHLNWKGSDFLGDILFNHINDNFSIKHSKVEHKKQLIKFENVVFNKLNNSEIIEIKNNSRLSISFKFNNINKDKKGHLFINLKVLYFINGAINHTEIHKIKHPIGYELESSIALHATKTKYDALQIELSVDNHDTPINIDYFYLHHIYENQGDML is encoded by the coding sequence ATGGCTAAACGTAATATTAGAATGAAAGAATTTGAAGCTAATATAGAGAAAATTCATATACCAACTGATGAATATTTAAAAAAATCGCCATCATTAAATAAGGAACAAGCTTATTTTCAACGTACTGATGAAAATGGCTTTATTCAATCAAATTTATTTTTTAATGAAGATTTTAAAGTAGTAATCATCGGTGATTCATTTGTAGAAAATATTTTTGTAGATGAATCAAAACGCATCCACTCTATAATAGAAACAAGATTTCTCAATATAGGCAAAAAGGTTAAGGTTTATAATGCAGGAGTTTCGGGGGCGACTGGATTAGGCATGTTAAATACTATTTTAAATAAAATAGTATATTTAAAACCTGATTTGATTATTTATGTACAACCTTGTTGTGATTTTAGCGCATTACTGTATAAACAAGGCTATTTTAATGATAGTAAATTTTTTTCTAATCTAGTGCCTTCTTCTGAAAAAGATACACCATATTTTGAAACGATAGAAAACAATGCTAAACAAATTTTAAATAATATTTGTTTAGTATCTAAATTATGTGAAATTAATGATATTAAGCTCAGTATAGCTACTTGTTGTTCTATATCATCAAAACGTCAATTAAAAATCATGAATGATATTATTAGGAATAACATCTCATTTGGATATAAATTAATAGATCTTGATAATATTATTCCAAAATCTGAATTATATTTTTATGACAATGTTCATTTAAACTGGAAAGGGAGTGATTTTTTAGGAGATATATTGTTTAATCATATCAATGATAACTTTTCTATTAAACACTCCAAGGTTGAGCATAAAAAGCAATTAATAAAATTTGAAAATGTTGTATTTAATAAATTAAACAACTCAGAAATCATTGAAATTAAAAATAATTCAAGGTTATCTATTTCATTTAAATTTAATAATATAAATAAAGATAAAAAAGGCCATTTGTTTATTAATCTAAAAGTTCTTTATTTTATAAATGGAGCAATTAATCATACCGAAATACATAAAATAAAACATCCAATAGGATATGAGCTTGAAAGTTCTATAGCTTTACATGCTACTAAAACAAAATATGATGCTCTGCAAATTGAATTATCCGTAGATAATCATGACACACCGATTAATATTGATTATTTTTATTTACATCATATTTATGAAAATCAAGGGGATATGTTATGA
- a CDS encoding CDP-glycerol glycerophosphotransferase family protein produces MKKEKNCYWLFNDRPINANDNAEYFFEYINKNHKKIAKKCYFILSKDSPDIDRMRKIGKVVIQNSFKHKYLYLNAKYIFTSHLATSFFKPISFKHLKYYNDLIESKIVWLQHGITMNDIESAANKFNKQVSKIVTGATFESQIFSQKKFFYQDNDLYKTGFPRYDKLRKGNEKTILIMPTWRSYLSGRILPSGLHAEIDSFKDSAYFNNFFNLLSNEELYEKLKEYGYKIKFILHPGFKQYVKYFKPLDNDVIEIIDEVSFSYNKLFNESCLLVTDYSSVFFDFSYTKKPCLFFQFDTDEFYGNHYKKGYFDFETMAPGKIITDLNLLTWEIIKMMETNMYMDNIYINRISNIHQYMDNQNSERLLAEVLKNG; encoded by the coding sequence CGTCCAATAAATGCAAATGATAATGCTGAGTATTTTTTTGAATACATCAACAAAAATCATAAAAAAATTGCAAAAAAATGCTACTTTATTTTGAGTAAAGATTCACCTGATATAGATAGGATGAGAAAAATTGGAAAAGTAGTTATTCAAAATAGTTTTAAGCATAAGTATTTATATTTAAACGCTAAATATATTTTTACTTCACATTTAGCAACTTCATTTTTTAAACCCATATCGTTTAAGCATTTAAAATATTATAACGACTTAATTGAATCTAAAATTGTTTGGTTGCAACACGGTATTACAATGAACGATATTGAATCTGCTGCAAATAAATTTAATAAACAAGTGAGTAAGATTGTTACAGGAGCAACCTTTGAGTCTCAAATATTTAGCCAAAAGAAATTTTTCTATCAAGACAATGACTTATATAAAACTGGCTTCCCTCGTTATGATAAACTCAGAAAAGGAAATGAAAAAACTATTTTAATTATGCCAACTTGGCGCTCTTATTTAAGTGGACGGATCCTCCCAAGTGGTTTACATGCAGAAATAGATTCTTTTAAGGATTCTGCATATTTTAATAATTTCTTTAATTTATTAAGTAATGAAGAATTATATGAAAAATTAAAAGAATATGGATATAAAATCAAATTTATCTTACACCCAGGATTTAAACAATATGTTAAATATTTTAAACCATTAGATAATGATGTAATTGAAATTATTGATGAGGTATCTTTTTCTTACAATAAACTATTTAATGAGTCATGTTTACTAGTTACTGATTACTCCAGCGTCTTTTTTGATTTTTCATATACAAAAAAACCATGTTTATTTTTTCAATTCGATACAGACGAATTTTATGGAAATCATTATAAAAAAGGTTATTTTGACTTTGAAACTATGGCGCCAGGTAAAATTATTACTGATTTAAATCTTTTAACTTGGGAAATCATAAAAATGATGGAAACTAATATGTATATGGATAATATATATATCAATCGTATTTCCAATATTCATCAGTATATGGACAATCAAAACTCAGAAAGACTTTTAGCGGAGGTTTTAAAAAATGGCTAA